From one Amycolatopsis sp. FDAARGOS 1241 genomic stretch:
- a CDS encoding bifunctional RNase H/acid phosphatase, producing MIDRVVVEADGGSRGNPGPAGYGAVVKDAGTGEVLAEHHEYLGVVTNNVAEYNGLIAGLTAAAELGASTVDVRMDSKLVVEQMSGRWKIKHAALQPLAQRARELADRFDRVTYMWIPRAENSHADRLANVAMDGGTGKTGSARPEPQVGATGTGEADRVAKAGWTGARGTPTRVLLLRHGQTEMSIDRRYSGRGDVPLTERGQSQAAAAAKRLAAMPGLVGDDGEATPIVASPLTRTKQTAQAVADALGTRFVTHPGFVETDFGAWEGLTFTEAAQRDPELHRCWLRDSSCAPPGGESFEAVHERVGQALRDLIDQYTGRTVVVVSHVTPIKTVLRMGLDAGPSLLFRLHLDLASLSVVEFYPDGNSSVHLVNDICHLS from the coding sequence GTGATCGACCGCGTCGTCGTCGAGGCCGACGGGGGATCCCGGGGCAACCCGGGCCCGGCGGGCTACGGCGCGGTCGTCAAGGACGCGGGCACCGGCGAGGTGCTGGCCGAGCACCACGAGTACCTCGGCGTGGTGACCAACAACGTCGCCGAGTACAACGGGCTCATCGCGGGCCTGACCGCAGCCGCCGAGCTCGGCGCGTCCACTGTGGACGTGCGGATGGACTCGAAGCTGGTCGTCGAGCAGATGTCCGGCCGGTGGAAGATCAAGCACGCCGCACTGCAGCCGCTCGCGCAGCGCGCGCGTGAACTCGCGGACCGGTTCGATCGTGTCACGTACATGTGGATCCCGCGCGCAGAGAACTCCCACGCCGACCGGCTGGCCAACGTCGCCATGGACGGCGGCACCGGCAAAACCGGCAGCGCCCGGCCCGAGCCGCAGGTCGGGGCCACCGGGACCGGGGAGGCCGACCGTGTCGCGAAGGCCGGCTGGACGGGCGCGCGCGGCACCCCGACGCGGGTGCTGCTCCTGCGCCACGGCCAGACCGAGATGTCGATCGACCGCCGCTACTCCGGCCGTGGTGACGTGCCGCTCACCGAACGCGGCCAGAGCCAGGCGGCTGCCGCGGCGAAGCGGCTGGCCGCGATGCCGGGTCTCGTCGGCGACGACGGCGAGGCCACGCCGATCGTCGCGTCGCCCCTGACCAGGACGAAGCAGACCGCCCAAGCCGTGGCGGACGCGCTGGGTACCCGGTTCGTCACGCACCCGGGCTTCGTCGAGACCGACTTCGGGGCGTGGGAGGGCCTGACCTTCACTGAAGCCGCGCAGCGCGATCCCGAACTGCACCGCTGCTGGCTGCGCGACTCGTCGTGCGCCCCGCCCGGCGGTGAGAGCTTCGAGGCGGTCCACGAGCGTGTCGGTCAGGCGCTGCGCGACCTGATCGACCAGTACACCGGCCGCACGGTCGTCGTCGTCAGCCACGTGACGCCCATCAAGACGGTGCTGCGGATGGGACTCGACGCGGGTCCCAGCCTGCTGTTCCGCCTGCACCTGGACCTGGCGTCGCTCTCGGTGGTGGAGTTCTACCCGGATGGCAACTCGTCCGTGCACCTCGTCAACGACATCTGCCACCTCTCCTGA
- a CDS encoding FMN-binding negative transcriptional regulator — MLIHPWDAGDDAEWRQWLKGHDFGQLVAGGRGRDLPVVVPTHFVFDGEATVWLHLARPNPIWPLLQEHPRALLTVIGEYAFIPSDWNTADDPALGVPTSYYASAQLACDVRLVDDPAEKAALLNRQLRHFEPGSGRTPVSAADAPDRRLLPGIRGIELTVTSVQAKFKYGGNKTPADRERISGKLAGRGGPLDAAALEHLQRRSQAV, encoded by the coding sequence ATGCTGATCCACCCTTGGGACGCCGGGGACGACGCGGAATGGCGGCAGTGGCTCAAGGGCCACGACTTCGGCCAGCTCGTGGCCGGCGGCCGCGGCCGCGACCTGCCGGTGGTCGTCCCGACGCACTTCGTCTTCGACGGCGAGGCCACGGTCTGGCTGCACCTCGCGCGGCCCAACCCGATCTGGCCATTGCTCCAGGAGCACCCGCGGGCCCTGCTCACGGTGATCGGCGAATACGCGTTCATTCCGTCGGACTGGAACACCGCCGACGACCCGGCGCTGGGCGTGCCCACCTCGTACTACGCGTCGGCCCAGCTGGCCTGCGACGTCCGGCTCGTCGACGATCCGGCGGAGAAGGCCGCGTTGCTCAACCGGCAGCTGCGCCACTTCGAACCGGGCAGCGGCCGCACCCCCGTCTCGGCCGCCGACGCGCCGGACCGGCGGCTACTGCCGGGGATCCGCGGGATCGAGCTGACCGTCACGTCGGTGCAGGCGAAGTTCAAGTACGGCGGCAACAAGACCCCCGCCGACCGGGAGCGGATCTCGGGCAAGCTGGCGGGCCGCGGTGGCCCGCTGGACGCCGCCGCGCTGGAGCACCTGCAGCGACGGTCGCAAGCGGTCTGA
- a CDS encoding aldo/keto reductase: MSRIALGTMTFGGAGTPPWDVVGGLDLKAADELVGMALDAGVNLVDTADMYAGGETEEFLGTILKGRRRDVVLATKAYSRMGPGPNDVGLSRVHLMNALEDSLRRLGTDHIDLYQIHAHDHLTPIEETLSALDDAVRQGKVRYVGASNTFAWQLAQALGVADLRGYPRFVSLQAYYSLVGRDLEREILPLVRDTNLGLLVYSPLAGGFLTGKFTRDGHDASARRAQADNPPIDRERGYDIVDVLRKIAEKHETTVARTALAWVLAQPGVTSVIVGAKRPAQLRENLAAADVRLDEQDLAELDAVSALPIEYPAWTLRGAYPYRTPQAG; the protein is encoded by the coding sequence GTGTCCAGGATCGCACTGGGCACGATGACGTTCGGCGGTGCCGGCACCCCGCCGTGGGACGTGGTCGGCGGGCTGGACCTCAAGGCGGCCGACGAGCTGGTCGGGATGGCCCTCGACGCGGGCGTGAACCTCGTCGACACCGCCGACATGTACGCGGGCGGGGAAACCGAGGAGTTCCTCGGCACGATCCTCAAGGGCCGTCGCCGCGACGTCGTCCTCGCCACCAAGGCGTACTCGCGCATGGGCCCGGGCCCGAACGACGTCGGCCTTTCGCGCGTGCACCTGATGAACGCGCTCGAAGACAGCCTGCGCCGGCTGGGCACCGACCACATCGACCTCTACCAGATCCACGCCCACGACCACCTGACGCCGATCGAGGAGACCCTGTCCGCCCTCGACGACGCCGTCCGCCAGGGCAAGGTCCGCTACGTCGGCGCGTCGAACACCTTCGCGTGGCAGCTCGCCCAGGCGCTGGGCGTGGCCGACCTGCGCGGCTACCCGCGGTTCGTCTCGCTGCAGGCCTACTACTCGCTCGTCGGCCGCGACCTCGAACGCGAGATCCTGCCGCTGGTCCGTGACACGAACCTCGGCCTGCTCGTCTACAGCCCGCTCGCCGGCGGCTTCCTGACCGGCAAGTTCACCCGCGACGGCCACGACGCCTCCGCCCGCCGAGCCCAGGCCGACAACCCGCCGATCGACCGCGAACGCGGGTACGACATCGTCGACGTCCTGCGCAAGATCGCCGAAAAGCACGAAACGACCGTCGCGCGGACCGCGCTGGCCTGGGTGCTCGCACAGCCGGGCGTGACCAGCGTGATCGTCGGCGCGAAGCGGCCCGCCCAGCTGCGGGAGAACCTCGCCGCCGCCGACGTCCGGCTCGACGAGCAGGATCTCGCCGAGCTGGACGCCGTCAGCGCGCTGCCGATCGAGTACCCGGCCTGGACGCTGCGGGGCGCGTACCCGTACCGGACTCCGCAAGCCGGCTAG
- a CDS encoding low molecular weight protein-tyrosine-phosphatase, whose translation MSHVVFVCSGNICRSPMAELVFRAKLAEAGLEDAVTVSSAGIGPWHRGEPADQRAQATLKAHGYPTQHVASQVDDSDLEADLLLAADEGHLDFLRARVVDPSRVRLLREFDPTAKVGAEVPDPYYGDGDGDGFEDVLAMIERAMPGLIAWVRTHG comes from the coding sequence GTGTCGCACGTCGTGTTCGTCTGCTCCGGCAACATCTGCCGCTCCCCGATGGCCGAGCTCGTGTTCCGCGCCAAGCTCGCCGAGGCCGGCCTCGAGGACGCCGTGACGGTCTCCAGTGCCGGCATCGGGCCGTGGCACCGGGGTGAGCCCGCTGACCAGCGCGCGCAGGCCACGCTCAAGGCCCACGGCTACCCGACGCAGCACGTCGCGTCGCAGGTCGACGACTCCGACCTCGAAGCCGACCTGCTGCTGGCCGCCGACGAGGGCCACCTGGACTTCCTGCGCGCCCGCGTCGTGGACCCGTCGCGCGTGCGGCTGCTGCGCGAGTTCGACCCGACGGCCAAGGTCGGAGCCGAGGTGCCCGACCCGTACTACGGCGACGGCGACGGCGACGGCTTCGAGGACGTCCTGGCGATGATCGAGCGTGCGATGCCGGGGCTGATCGCGTGGGTCCGCACGCACGGTTGA
- a CDS encoding Nif3-like dinuclear metal center hexameric protein, with protein MPALAEIIDVLERSYPPDLAESWDAVGLVCGDPAESVTRVLFCVDPVEETVAEAEELGAQLIVAHHPLLLRGVHGVPADTAKGGLVHRLIRGGRALYCAHTNADSADPGVSDALAHTLGLEVDGPLDPHEPGGRTGIGRLAHLAEPEPFEAFVQRVADALPATVPGVLGAGDPGRPIRNVAVSGGAGDSYLARASAAGVDAFVTADLRHHPAGEHLAGTGPVPALVGVTHWASEWPWCGQASALVDAAFAGNVVSHVSTRCTDPWTVRATPAR; from the coding sequence GTGCCCGCCCTAGCCGAGATCATCGACGTCCTCGAACGCAGCTACCCGCCGGACCTCGCGGAGAGCTGGGACGCCGTCGGGCTCGTCTGCGGGGACCCGGCGGAGAGCGTGACGCGCGTGCTGTTCTGCGTGGATCCCGTCGAGGAGACGGTGGCCGAAGCCGAGGAGCTGGGCGCGCAGCTGATCGTCGCGCACCACCCGCTGCTGCTGCGCGGCGTGCACGGCGTCCCGGCCGACACCGCGAAGGGTGGCCTCGTGCACCGCCTGATCCGCGGCGGCCGCGCGCTCTACTGCGCGCACACCAATGCCGATTCGGCCGACCCCGGCGTGTCCGACGCGCTGGCCCACACCCTCGGCCTCGAGGTCGACGGCCCCCTCGACCCGCACGAACCCGGCGGCCGCACCGGCATCGGGCGGCTCGCGCACCTGGCCGAACCCGAGCCGTTCGAGGCGTTCGTGCAGCGCGTGGCCGACGCGTTGCCGGCCACCGTGCCCGGCGTGCTCGGCGCGGGCGACCCCGGCCGGCCGATCCGCAACGTCGCCGTGTCCGGCGGCGCGGGCGACTCCTACCTCGCGCGCGCGAGCGCGGCGGGCGTCGACGCGTTCGTCACGGCCGATCTGCGCCACCACCCCGCCGGCGAGCACCTCGCGGGCACCGGGCCGGTGCCCGCGCTGGTCGGGGTCACGCACTGGGCCAGCGAGTGGCCGTGGTGCGGGCAGGCCTCGGCCCTTGTCGACGCGGCCTTTGCGGGTAACGTCGTCAGTCACGTCTCCACGCGGTGCACCGACCCGTGGACCGTGCGAGCCACCCCTGCCCGCTGA
- a CDS encoding gluconate:H+ symporter, with protein sequence MTTLAAGWTGHDTRLILATVLAIAVIVILISRLKLHPLLALTIGSGVLGIVAGMPVDKLLKSFETGVGSTVASVGLLIAFGAMLGKLLADSGGADRIVDTILGRVHGKGLPWAMALVAALIGLPMFFEIGLVMLIPVVLLVAKRSGKPVLLLGIPALAGLSVLHGLIPPHPGPLAAAGALGANVGITLALGLLVGIPTVVVAGPLFSRVASRWVPAAEPPKRLVPESESTELDRRPSFGITLTTVLLPVVLMLLKALSDILLGKDDAVRRVLDFVGDPLVALLLAVLVGMVTLGRPAGLHRTKLSTVISESLAPIAGIMLIVAAGGGFKQTLVDAGVGGVITNLSTGAHLSPLLLGWLVAVAIRLATGSATVATVSAAGIVAPLAATLDPTHNALLVLAIGAGSLFLSHVNDAGFWLVKEYFGMSVGQTLKTWSVMETVISVVAIVLILPLGALL encoded by the coding sequence ATGACCACCCTCGCCGCCGGCTGGACCGGCCACGACACCCGCCTGATCCTGGCGACGGTGCTCGCCATCGCCGTGATCGTCATCCTGATCAGCCGGCTGAAGCTCCACCCGCTGCTCGCGCTGACGATCGGTTCGGGCGTGCTCGGCATCGTCGCCGGCATGCCCGTGGACAAGCTGCTGAAGAGCTTCGAAACCGGCGTCGGCAGCACCGTTGCTTCGGTCGGGTTGCTGATCGCGTTCGGCGCGATGCTCGGCAAGCTGCTGGCCGATTCCGGGGGCGCGGACCGGATCGTCGACACGATCCTCGGGCGCGTGCACGGCAAGGGACTGCCGTGGGCGATGGCACTGGTGGCCGCGCTGATCGGGTTGCCGATGTTCTTCGAAATCGGCCTCGTGATGCTGATCCCGGTGGTACTGCTGGTCGCCAAGCGCAGCGGGAAACCCGTGCTGCTGCTGGGCATTCCAGCGCTCGCCGGCCTGTCCGTGCTCCACGGCCTGATCCCCCCACACCCCGGACCGCTGGCCGCCGCGGGCGCGCTGGGTGCCAACGTCGGCATCACTCTCGCACTCGGCCTGCTCGTCGGCATTCCGACGGTGGTCGTCGCCGGCCCGCTGTTCAGCCGCGTCGCGTCGCGGTGGGTGCCGGCCGCCGAGCCGCCGAAACGCCTGGTGCCCGAATCGGAGAGCACCGAGCTCGATCGGCGGCCCAGCTTCGGCATCACGCTGACGACGGTGCTGCTGCCCGTGGTGCTGATGCTGCTGAAGGCCCTGTCGGACATCCTGCTGGGCAAGGACGACGCCGTCCGCCGCGTGCTCGACTTCGTCGGCGACCCGCTGGTGGCGCTGCTGCTCGCGGTGCTCGTCGGCATGGTCACCCTGGGCCGCCCCGCGGGCCTGCACCGAACGAAGCTGTCGACCGTGATCAGCGAGTCGCTCGCACCGATCGCGGGCATCATGCTGATCGTCGCCGCGGGCGGCGGGTTCAAGCAGACCCTGGTGGACGCCGGCGTCGGCGGCGTGATCACGAACCTCTCGACCGGCGCCCACCTGTCGCCACTGCTGCTCGGCTGGCTCGTCGCCGTCGCGATCCGCCTCGCGACCGGGTCGGCGACTGTGGCCACGGTGTCGGCCGCTGGCATCGTCGCCCCGCTGGCCGCGACCCTCGACCCGACCCACAACGCCCTGCTGGTCCTCGCCATCGGCGCCGGCTCGCTGTTCCTGTCGCACGTGAACGACGCCGGGTTCTGGCTGGTCAAGGAGTACTTCGGGATGTCGGTCGGGCAGACGCTGAAGACCTGGTCGGTGATGGAGACCGTGATCTCGGTGGTGGCGATCGTCCTCATCCTGCCGCTGGGGGCGCTGCTCTAG
- a CDS encoding ArsB/NhaD family transporter, translating to MVRPRGLPEAVVAVPVAGVVLVLGLARPGAAWGRVEEILPTMGFLAAILLVSHLAAIDGVFTWLGSRLAEVCRGEAKRLLVLTFAAAAGVTAVLSLDATVVLLTPVVMATAEKLRLESKPHVYACAHLANSASTLLPVSNLTNLLAFAASGLTFAGFTALMALPWLVTLAIELAVFTRFFKRDLRGPRSTQQPRHQNAPVFALLVLTAMLVGFAVGEFGHVEPVWIAALAALVLSAKALSERKIKPWQVVTEASPLLVLFVLGLAVTVEAVHQHVLGGVLERLLPTTAGLPELLLATAVAAVLANLVNNLPATLILLSVLGGHPNTGVLLAVLIGVNVGPNATYLGSLATLLWRRVLARHGHKPRALEFLKLGALTTPLTLAAATTALWVVLP from the coding sequence ATGGTGCGGCCGCGGGGGTTGCCGGAGGCCGTGGTGGCGGTGCCGGTGGCGGGGGTCGTGCTGGTGCTGGGGCTGGCGAGGCCCGGGGCGGCGTGGGGCCGGGTTGAGGAGATCCTGCCGACGATGGGGTTCCTGGCGGCCATCCTGCTGGTCAGCCACCTGGCCGCGATCGACGGCGTCTTCACCTGGCTCGGCAGCCGGCTCGCCGAGGTGTGCCGGGGTGAGGCCAAGCGCCTGCTCGTGCTGACGTTCGCCGCGGCGGCGGGCGTGACGGCGGTGCTGAGCCTGGACGCGACGGTCGTCCTGCTGACACCCGTGGTGATGGCGACGGCGGAGAAGCTCCGGCTCGAGTCGAAACCCCACGTCTACGCGTGCGCCCACCTGGCGAATTCCGCGTCGACGCTGCTGCCCGTGTCCAACCTGACCAATCTCCTGGCGTTCGCGGCGTCCGGGCTGACCTTCGCGGGGTTCACGGCGCTCATGGCGTTGCCCTGGCTGGTCACCCTCGCCATCGAACTGGCGGTGTTCACGCGGTTCTTCAAGCGAGACCTCCGGGGCCCGCGCAGCACGCAGCAGCCGCGGCACCAGAACGCTCCGGTGTTCGCGCTTCTCGTGCTGACCGCGATGCTCGTCGGGTTCGCCGTCGGGGAGTTCGGGCACGTCGAGCCCGTCTGGATCGCCGCGTTGGCAGCGCTGGTGCTCAGCGCCAAAGCGCTGTCGGAACGCAAGATCAAGCCGTGGCAGGTGGTCACCGAGGCATCGCCGCTGCTGGTCCTGTTCGTGCTGGGGCTGGCGGTCACGGTGGAAGCCGTCCACCAGCACGTGCTCGGTGGTGTGCTCGAACGGCTGCTGCCCACCACCGCGGGCCTGCCCGAGCTGCTGCTGGCGACGGCCGTCGCGGCGGTGCTGGCGAACCTCGTCAACAACCTGCCCGCGACCCTGATCCTGCTTTCGGTCCTGGGCGGCCACCCGAACACCGGCGTGCTGCTCGCCGTGCTGATCGGCGTGAACGTCGGGCCGAACGCGACCTACCTCGGCTCGCTCGCGACGCTGCTGTGGCGTCGCGTGCTGGCGCGCCACGGGCACAAGCCGCGAGCGCTCGAGTTCCTGAAGCTCGGCGCGCTCACGACCCCGCTCACACTCGCCGCCGCGACGACCGCCCTCTGGGTGGTGCTGCCCTAG
- a CDS encoding zinc ribbon domain-containing protein — protein MKADPAVQRQLLELAKVDAELSRTEHRRRTLPELAEIEAGEKTVREKRDALVSVQTAASDLDREIARQEKEVESVRAREDRDRKLLESGSVNAKQMTDIEHELQTLGRRQSALEDDLLELMEQREALELDAQRTGAEVDKAEEAVAAAVARRDEELKDLDTTRARRDEDRAKLVPRFPEPLFKLYERVREHKGIGAALLRARRCGACQLELDRNTIAEIKATPEDTVVQCDNCGAILVRTLESGL, from the coding sequence GTGAAGGCCGACCCCGCCGTCCAGCGCCAGCTGCTCGAACTCGCGAAGGTGGACGCCGAGCTCTCGCGCACCGAGCACCGCCGCCGCACCCTGCCTGAGCTGGCCGAGATCGAGGCCGGTGAGAAGACCGTGCGGGAGAAGCGCGACGCGCTGGTGTCCGTGCAGACCGCCGCCTCCGACCTGGACCGCGAGATCGCGCGGCAGGAGAAGGAGGTCGAGTCGGTGCGGGCGCGCGAGGACCGCGACCGCAAGCTGCTGGAGTCCGGGTCGGTCAACGCCAAGCAGATGACCGACATCGAGCACGAGCTGCAGACCCTCGGCCGCCGCCAGAGCGCGCTCGAGGACGACCTGCTGGAGCTGATGGAGCAGCGCGAGGCGCTGGAGCTCGACGCGCAGCGCACCGGCGCCGAGGTCGACAAGGCCGAAGAGGCCGTCGCGGCCGCGGTCGCGCGCCGTGACGAGGAGCTCAAGGACCTCGACACCACCCGCGCCCGCCGCGACGAGGACCGCGCGAAGCTCGTGCCGCGGTTCCCGGAGCCGCTGTTCAAGCTGTACGAGCGCGTGCGCGAGCACAAGGGCATCGGCGCCGCGCTGCTGCGGGCGCGCCGCTGCGGCGCGTGCCAGCTGGAGCTGGACCGCAACACGATCGCCGAGATCAAGGCGACACCGGAGGACACCGTCGTGCAGTGTGACAACTGCGGCGCCATCCTCGTCCGCACCCTGGAGTCGGGCCTGTGA
- a CDS encoding FadR/GntR family transcriptional regulator: MGSDRHEEVLDLLGAAIADGELAPGSVLRSDELQERFGASRTVAREVVRVLETMGLTTSRRRVGVIVRDPADWNHYDPRLIRWQLDGAARPSALRTLNELRSGVEPSAARFAALRATPEDRGRLRALGRRLEETAKARDLTTFLGHDIAFHDLLLTASGNPMFAQLSSVVAEVLAGRTSHGLMPPEPQPEAVALHLEVAAAVDAGDADRAESAMRAIVDQARDEIAAAVSSNLGGQ; the protein is encoded by the coding sequence ATGGGGAGTGACCGGCACGAGGAAGTCCTCGACCTGCTGGGCGCCGCGATCGCCGACGGCGAGCTGGCGCCGGGCTCCGTGCTGCGCTCCGATGAGCTGCAGGAACGCTTCGGCGCCTCGCGCACGGTCGCGCGTGAGGTAGTGCGCGTGCTCGAGACGATGGGGCTCACCACGAGCCGGCGCCGCGTCGGCGTGATCGTGCGTGACCCGGCCGACTGGAACCACTACGACCCGCGGCTCATCCGCTGGCAGCTCGACGGCGCGGCCCGCCCGTCGGCGCTGCGGACGCTCAACGAACTGCGCTCGGGCGTCGAACCGTCGGCCGCCCGGTTCGCGGCGCTGCGGGCGACGCCGGAAGACCGCGGCCGCTTGCGCGCGCTCGGCCGCCGGCTGGAGGAGACGGCGAAGGCACGTGATCTCACCACGTTCCTTGGCCACGACATCGCGTTCCACGACCTGCTGCTCACCGCGTCGGGCAATCCGATGTTCGCGCAGCTGTCGTCGGTGGTCGCCGAGGTGCTCGCCGGGCGCACGTCCCACGGCCTGATGCCCCCGGAACCGCAGCCCGAAGCCGTCGCGCTGCACCTGGAGGTCGCGGCCGCCGTCGACGCCGGTGACGCGGATCGCGCCGAGTCCGCCATGCGCGCCATCGTGGACCAGGCACGCGACGAAATCGCCGCCGCGGTGTCGAGTAACCTCGGCGGGCAGTGA
- a CDS encoding cobalamin biosynthesis protein — MSAARAIGLVLGLAADSVLGNPRRRPPVTAFRCVAGSGAAGIGAAGAVVAAGVLAERAGRGRPLVQAAATAVTTWAVVGAAGLATQGTKLARDLEEGRLEPARGTLSELDPRVADGLGMIALSRASVETLAENTSEVVVTPLLWGALVGVPGLLASRTISVLARRLAGHWAVDRLDEVVHLVPTRVAAALTVLAAPVVGGSAGGAWRAWRRDTIAHPSPNAGRVEAAFAGALEIRVGGRTVYPHGVVELPVLGVGRNPDAGHVTRAVELSRVVGWLAGAASVVVAVLVGARRRRR, encoded by the coding sequence GTGAGCGCGGCGCGCGCAATCGGTTTGGTGCTGGGCCTGGCGGCCGACAGTGTGCTCGGCAACCCGCGGCGCCGCCCGCCCGTCACGGCGTTCCGGTGCGTCGCCGGTTCCGGTGCGGCCGGTATCGGAGCCGCCGGCGCCGTGGTGGCGGCGGGCGTGCTCGCCGAACGCGCCGGCCGCGGGCGCCCACTGGTGCAAGCGGCGGCCACGGCCGTCACGACGTGGGCGGTGGTCGGCGCGGCCGGCCTCGCGACGCAGGGCACAAAGCTCGCGCGCGACCTCGAGGAGGGACGCCTCGAACCCGCGCGCGGCACACTGTCCGAATTGGACCCACGAGTCGCCGACGGGCTCGGGATGATCGCGCTTTCCCGAGCGTCGGTGGAAACCCTCGCCGAGAACACGTCCGAAGTGGTCGTCACACCGCTGCTGTGGGGCGCGCTCGTGGGCGTGCCCGGGCTGCTCGCGTCGCGCACGATCAGCGTGCTCGCGCGCCGCTTGGCCGGCCACTGGGCCGTCGACCGCCTCGACGAGGTCGTCCACCTCGTCCCGACGCGCGTCGCGGCCGCGCTCACCGTGCTGGCCGCGCCCGTCGTCGGCGGGTCCGCCGGTGGCGCGTGGCGCGCGTGGCGGCGCGACACGATCGCGCACCCCAGCCCGAACGCGGGCCGCGTGGAAGCCGCGTTCGCGGGCGCGCTCGAGATCCGCGTCGGCGGGCGCACGGTATATCCCCACGGCGTGGTCGAGCTGCCGGTGCTGGGCGTGGGCCGGAACCCCGACGCCGGGCACGTGACACGGGCCGTGGAGCTGTCGCGCGTGGTCGGCTGGCTCGCGGGCGCCGCGTCCGTGGTCGTGGCCGTGCTCGTGGGCGCCCGCCGGCGCCGGCGCTAG
- a CDS encoding gluconokinase, which produces MTVIVVMGVSGSGKTTVGEQLAERLGVEYAEADAFHPKANIEKMSAGHPLTDEDREPWLRAIEKWIAGHQRTGGVVSSSALKRRYRDELREGGKVWFLHLHGERDLLAERIKNREGHFFPVSLLDSQLADLEPLQPDEPGRVVEITDPPADLVEAALVAFRERA; this is translated from the coding sequence ATGACCGTCATCGTAGTGATGGGCGTGTCCGGCTCGGGGAAAACGACGGTCGGCGAGCAGCTCGCCGAGCGGCTCGGCGTCGAGTACGCCGAGGCTGACGCGTTCCACCCGAAGGCCAACATCGAGAAGATGAGCGCCGGGCACCCGCTCACGGACGAAGACCGCGAGCCGTGGCTGCGGGCGATCGAGAAGTGGATCGCCGGGCACCAGCGGACCGGCGGGGTCGTGTCGTCGTCCGCGCTCAAGCGCCGCTACCGCGACGAACTGCGCGAGGGCGGCAAGGTCTGGTTCCTCCACCTGCACGGTGAACGCGACCTGCTCGCCGAGCGCATCAAGAACCGCGAGGGCCACTTCTTTCCCGTGTCCCTGCTCGACTCCCAGCTCGCGGACCTCGAGCCGCTGCAGCCCGACGAGCCGGGCCGCGTCGTCGAAATCACCGATCCTCCCGCCGACCTCGTCGAGGCGGCGCTCGTCGCGTTCCGGGAGCGTGCATGA
- a CDS encoding SURF1 family protein: MRLRFLLRPGWLALTVVVFTFAVCCYTLLAPWQFRRDAEQSAQNNALTASFTAQPEPVTQLLPGGEKPDQNTEWHLASITGTYLPSAEVVARLRTVQGEGAYEVLTPLRATDGTVYLIDRGYVRLDDQSGVLPYAAAPGGQVTVVARVRSDEVDPKHRDAFSDASTKGKLQSYVVDSQVVARASGLTIRPGYFQLDQNQPGVLGALPLPQLDSGPFFSYALQWLAFGSMAILGWLYFTIRELKPGGALTAEQPERTRRKSVAEMLAEDEEEDEFTPTA, encoded by the coding sequence GTGCGGTTGCGGTTTCTGCTCCGGCCCGGCTGGCTGGCACTGACGGTGGTGGTGTTCACCTTCGCCGTCTGCTGCTACACCCTCCTCGCGCCGTGGCAGTTCCGGCGCGACGCCGAGCAGTCGGCCCAGAACAACGCGCTGACCGCGTCGTTCACCGCCCAGCCCGAGCCTGTGACGCAGCTGCTGCCCGGCGGCGAGAAGCCGGACCAGAACACGGAGTGGCACCTCGCCTCGATCACGGGCACGTACCTGCCGTCGGCCGAGGTCGTCGCACGGCTGCGGACCGTGCAGGGCGAAGGCGCGTACGAGGTCCTCACCCCGCTGCGCGCGACCGACGGCACGGTCTACCTGATCGACCGCGGCTACGTGCGGCTCGACGACCAGTCCGGCGTGCTCCCCTACGCCGCCGCGCCCGGAGGCCAGGTCACCGTGGTCGCGCGCGTGCGCAGCGACGAGGTCGACCCGAAGCACCGCGACGCGTTCTCCGACGCGTCGACGAAGGGCAAGCTGCAGAGCTACGTCGTCGACTCGCAGGTGGTGGCGCGCGCGTCCGGGCTGACGATCCGGCCCGGTTACTTCCAGCTCGACCAGAACCAGCCCGGCGTGCTCGGCGCGCTGCCGCTGCCCCAGCTGGACTCGGGCCCGTTCTTCTCATACGCGCTGCAGTGGCTGGCCTTCGGCAGCATGGCGATCCTCGGCTGGCTGTACTTCACGATCCGGGAGCTGAAGCCGGGCGGCGCCCTGACCGCGGAGCAGCCGGAGCGCACGCGGCGCAAGTCCGTGGCCGAGATGCTGGCCGAGGACGAAGAAGAGGACGAGTTCACCCCGACCGCCTGA